The Couchioplanes caeruleus nucleotide sequence AGCGTGATCGAGCGGCCCAGTACCTGGTCGATGTACGCCGACCGCTCCCGGTCGCCGAAGCGGCGCTGCTGCCGCGCCGAGCGGGCCGCGGTGATCAGCGCGGTGAGCTGGCCGTAGCCGTCCCACAGCTGGGTCAGCGCGGCGGTCGCGTCCGCCCAGGCGGCGGCCGTCTGCCCGGTCAGCGCGGTGCGGTCCAGGTCCTTGCGGGCGCCGGAGTCGTCGAGGTCGACCAGGTTCGTGGCGATCGCCGCGGCGGCCGCCTCGAGCCGGGCCAGTTCGGCGTCGGCACGGGCGAGCAGGTCGGTGAAGGGTGCGCTCATCGCCGCGGTCAGTCCCGGTACTGCGCGGCGGGCGGGCGCGGGGCGGGTCCGAGGTCGCCGAGCCAGCGCTCGTACGTCTTCTTCCAGGTGCCGTTCGCCCGGTTGCGCTCGAGCACCGCGTTGACGAAGCGGGTGAACTCGGGGTGCTTCTGGGAGATCGCCATGCCGTACGGCTCCTGCGACATGCGCGGCCCGACGACCTCCGCGTACGGGTCCTGCGCGGCCAGCCCCACGAGGATCGTGTCGTCGGTGGAGATGGCGTCGACCTCGTTCTGCTGGAAGGCGACCAGGCAGTCGGCGAACCCCGCCCGCGCCACCGGGACGGGGTGCGAGGCGGCGGCCGCGATGTTGTCGTAGGAAGTCGAGCCCTGCGCGGCGCACACCTTCCGGCCGCCCAGGTCGCCGATGCCGCGGGCGTCCGAGGTGGACGACACCAGCACCTTCTGCCCGGCGTCGTAGTAGATGGTGGAGAAGTCCACGTCGCCCCACCGGTCGCAGTTGGCGGTCATCGTGTCGGCGACGAGGTCGACCGGCTCCGCGGCGTCCACGGCCTCGACGCGGTCGTCGTACCCGATGACCCTGATCTGGATCTTGTCGGGGTCGCCGAAGATGGCCGCGGCGATCTGCCGGCCCATGTCCACGTCGAAGCCCTCGATCTTGCCGGTGAACGGGTTGCGCGAGCTGAACAGCAGCGTGTCCTGGCTGGTGCCGAGGATGAGCCGGCCGCGGTCCTGGATCGTGCGCATGTACGTGCCGGCCGGCATCGCGCCGGGCTTCGGCAGCGGCCCGGCCGGCCGGCGGCTGGCCCGCGGCTTGCAGGACGTGTCGGCCGGCGTGCCGGGCCCCGACGCGGCGGGCGGGGCCGACGGCGCGGCGGAGGCCTCGGCCCGCGGTCGCGACGAGTCGCCGGAACAGCCGCCGGCGAGGCTCACGAGCAGGACGGCGACGGCGGTGGCGGCACGGGCGCGCATCAGCGGTACTCCTCGAGGCGGGCCCGCAGGCCGGCGGCGGCGAGGGCGCAGACCGCCAGCGCCAGCAGCGGCCCGAGGACGGTGAGCAGGCCCAGCCCGCGCCCGGCGGCGTCGATCTCGCGGGTGAAGGCGGCCTTGCGGTCCTCCAGCGCGCGGCCCAGGTCGCCGGTGAGCGCGGTGAAGCTGCGCGTCGTCGGCTCGCCGACCGCCAGCTTCACGGCGTCGTCGTAGCGACCGCCCTCGTCGAGTGCGCGGATCCGCTCGTGGGCGTTCTCCCAGTCCCGGCGGTTGCGGGCGGCGGACTCCAGGGCCGCGCGGGCGGGGCCGGCGGCGCCACGTCCGGCCTGGTCGAGCCGGCGGGTCAGCTCCCGGCTGTTCGCCTCGTACGGGTCCTTGCCCGGCTCCGGCGAACCCTGCCGGGCCACGAGGGTGAGCGCGTCGTCGCCGCGCTCGCGCAGGGCGTAGATCCGCGCCTCGGCGAGCAGCGCCACCGGCGCCGAACCGTCGCGGGCCGCGCCGGTCAGGTGCGAGCGCTGCCCGGTGAGCACCACCGCGGTGGTCAGGGTCAGCGCGAGCGTCACGGCGGTGGCCACGAGCAGTGGGACGTTGAACGTACGGCGGGTCGAGCGGCTCAGGTGGACCTGGGTGACCAGCAGCGTCGCGAGCAGCGCCACCAGCAGGACCACGAGCAGCGCGGACCACCACGAGCTGCGTGCGCCGCCGTAGCCCTCGTCCACCTCGGCCCGCGCGCTGCGGAACAGCACCTGGGCCTGCGGCTGCAGCGAGTCGCGGCTGAGCTGCGAGGCGGTCGACAGGTACGACGCGCCGACCGGCAGCCCCTGGCGGTTGTTGGCCCGGGCGCTGGCCACGAGGGCCGCGTACCGGGGGATGCCGGCCGACAGCGCGCGGATCGCCTCCGCGGCCGGCCCCTCCGGCGGGGTGCGCCGGGCCGCGGACATCAGCGCGGTCGTGGCCCGTTCGAGGTCCCCCTCGTAGCGGCGGGTCAGCTCGGCCGGTTCGAGGCCGCCGGCCAGGAACGCCTGCGCGGCGGTGGTGTCGGCGTCGGCGAGCGTCGAGTAGATCGTCTCGGCCTCCACCAGCAGCGGCTGCGCCCGGTCGCCGAGGTCGTCGGTGCCGGCCCGGGCCGAGGCGGCGGTCAGGCCGGCGACCAGACCGGTGAGCACCCCGAACACGAGCAGCGCCGTGAGCAGCAGCTGCAGGCGGCCCGGCGACGTGTGGCGCAGGCCCCGGACGCGCCGCAGGAGCCCGCCCGGCGCCGGGTCCGCCACCGGGCCCGGGACGGGCGCCACCCGGTCGAGCTGCGCTGTGCTCAAGCTTCCTCCGTGGTGCCGGTCGACACCGCTCACTGTGCCGTACCCACGCAAACGATCATCAGCGGCACCGGACGCGCCGACGGGGTCAGGACAGCTCGCGCTTGAGCAGCTTGCCGGTGGCGGTCATCGGCAGTGCCTCCACGAACGCGACGATGCGCGGGTACTTGTAACTGGCCATCTGCTCGCGGGACCAGGCGACGAGCTCCTCCTCGGTGACCGTGGCGCCCGCCTTGCGGATCACGTACGCCTTGACCTCCTCGCCGTGGCTGGGGTGCGGCACGCCGATGACCGCGGCCAGCGACACGGCCTCGTGGGTCATCAGCACCTCCTCGATCTCCCGCGGGTACACGTTGAAGCCGCCCCGGATGATCATGTCCTTGGCGCGGTCGACGATGTAGTAGAAGCCGTCCTTGTCGCGCCGGCCGAGGTCGCCGGTGCGGAACCAGCCGTTGTTCATGACCTCGGCGGTGGCCTCCGGCCGGTTGTAGTAGCCGCGCATGATGTTGTGGCCGCGGATCGCGATCTCGCCGATCTCGTCCTCACCCTCGACGGTGTTCCACTCCGGGTCGATCAGCTTCACCTCGACGCCCCAGATCGGGATGCCGATGGAGCCGGGCCGCGGCTCGCTGTCCGGGTCGCTGAACGTGGCCACCGGTGAGGTCTCGCTGAGGCCGTACCCCTCGAGGATCTGGACGCCGAGCCGGGTCCTCACCTCCTTGATGATCTCGACGGGCAGGCTGGAACCGCCGCTGACGGCGATGCGCATGGTGCGGGCGATCCGCTCCACGTCCACGCCCTCGGAGAGGGCGTTGAGCAGGCCCCAGTACATCGTCGGTACGCCTGCGAAGAATGTCACGTTCTCGTTCTCCAGCAGCTTGACCGCGCCGGCCGCCTCGAAGCGCGGCATCAGCACGAGCGTGGCCGCCGAGGAGAAGCCGGCGTTCATGTTGACGGTGGAGCCGAACGAGTGGAACAGCGGCAGCACCAGCAGGTGCGTGTCGGTGCCCGGGCGCGACTGGAACAGCCGGTTGCAGGTCAGCGCGTTGAGGACCAGGTTGGAGTGGCTCAGCTCGGCGCCCTTGGCCTGCCCGGTCGTGCCGCTGGTGTAGAGGATGACGGCCGGGTCGGTCTCGGCGGCGAGCACGGTCTCGAAGACCGGCGACTGCCCCGCGAGGGCCTGCCCGAGGGTCTCGGTGCCCTCGATCGGCGAGGCGGCGGCCGGGTCGGCGGTGATCAGGAAGAAGTGCTCGCAGTCCTGCGTCTGACCGAAGCCCGCGTGCCCCTCGGCGCCCATCGGCAGCTCCGCCGTGCCCTGGAAGCAGAAGTACGCCTTCGCCTGCGAGTCGGCCAGGTGGTACGCGATCTCCCGGCCCTTGAGCAGCACGTTCAGCGGCACCACCACCGCGCCCGCCTTGAGGATGCCGTAGTACACCACCGGGAAGTACGGCAGGTTCGGGCAGGACAGGGCCACCTTGTCGCCCGGCCGGATGCCGCGCGACACGAGCAGGTTGGCGATCTGGTTCGCGGCCGCGTTCACCTGGGCGTACGACATCCGCTGGTCGCCCAGCACGACCGCCGCGCGCTCGGGGTAGTGCCGGGCGCTGTCCTCCAGGAACACGGAGAGGTTGAGCATGCGTGGGACTCCTTGCGCAGATCCGCTTCGACGTCGGGCTCCAGCTCAGCATGCCGGGCGCGCGGGAAGAACCCTCCGTTTCGGTCGTGTTTCACCGCGGCCGCGCCCGCAGCACCGGCAGGCTCGCCGCCGCCACCGCGACGGCCGCGCAGACCAGCACGACGAGACCGCTCTGGCCCCACGGCACGACCAGCCGGACCGCCTGCTGCAGCTCCTCCTCGACCGCGTTGCGCATGCCCAGCAGCGCGGCCGCCGCGACCGCGCCACCCAGGACGCTACCCACCGCCACGCTCAGCAGCGCCTCCCCGGTGGTCAGCCGCAGGACGTGTCCGGTGCCGCCGCCCGCCAGCCGCAGGGCGGTGAACTCGCCGCGCCGC carries:
- a CDS encoding glutamate ABC transporter substrate-binding protein, which translates into the protein MRARAATAVAVLLVSLAGGCSGDSSRPRAEASAAPSAPPAASGPGTPADTSCKPRASRRPAGPLPKPGAMPAGTYMRTIQDRGRLILGTSQDTLLFSSRNPFTGKIEGFDVDMGRQIAAAIFGDPDKIQIRVIGYDDRVEAVDAAEPVDLVADTMTANCDRWGDVDFSTIYYDAGQKVLVSSTSDARGIGDLGGRKVCAAQGSTSYDNIAAAASHPVPVARAGFADCLVAFQQNEVDAISTDDTILVGLAAQDPYAEVVGPRMSQEPYGMAISQKHPEFTRFVNAVLERNRANGTWKKTYERWLGDLGPAPRPPAAQYRD
- a CDS encoding long-chain-fatty-acid--CoA ligase; this encodes MLNLSVFLEDSARHYPERAAVVLGDQRMSYAQVNAAANQIANLLVSRGIRPGDKVALSCPNLPYFPVVYYGILKAGAVVVPLNVLLKGREIAYHLADSQAKAYFCFQGTAELPMGAEGHAGFGQTQDCEHFFLITADPAAASPIEGTETLGQALAGQSPVFETVLAAETDPAVILYTSGTTGQAKGAELSHSNLVLNALTCNRLFQSRPGTDTHLLVLPLFHSFGSTVNMNAGFSSAATLVLMPRFEAAGAVKLLENENVTFFAGVPTMYWGLLNALSEGVDVERIARTMRIAVSGGSSLPVEIIKEVRTRLGVQILEGYGLSETSPVATFSDPDSEPRPGSIGIPIWGVEVKLIDPEWNTVEGEDEIGEIAIRGHNIMRGYYNRPEATAEVMNNGWFRTGDLGRRDKDGFYYIVDRAKDMIIRGGFNVYPREIEEVLMTHEAVSLAAVIGVPHPSHGEEVKAYVIRKAGATVTEEELVAWSREQMASYKYPRIVAFVEALPMTATGKLLKRELS